Proteins found in one Opitutaceae bacterium genomic segment:
- a CDS encoding type II toxin-antitoxin system prevent-host-death family antitoxin has protein sequence MKSTVTVTEGQNAFPALVREAENGAFITITRHDNPVACVVGHERMRAIAETLEILANPQAMRAIKAYKSGKTTFGTVGDIPE, from the coding sequence ATGAAATCTACCGTGACCGTCACCGAAGGCCAGAACGCCTTCCCGGCTTTGGTCAGGGAGGCTGAAAACGGTGCCTTCATCACGATCACCCGCCATGACAACCCCGTCGCGTGCGTCGTGGGCCATGAACGCATGAGAGCCATCGCAGAGACGTTGGAGATTTTGGCGAACCCACAGGCGATGAGGGCCATCAAAGCTTACAAGAGCGGCAAGACCACCTTCGGAACTGTCGGCGATATTCCAGAATGA
- a CDS encoding glycosyltransferase — MRHVHLLDPQLVGIGGHYFAHDQQLLNELLRRGLPVSLYGRRDLEVKAVGDTEVIPVFRHDIFREVGTDPVVWPMENFTRVNAEFLEDLRSLDPTRFSRDDLIYVPNLLQNQVHALAEWITSLPEANRPTLALMFRYLNHAMDYVAKRQNKEMIAMYYRFAVRDLVARHPRTVICADTTELCKAYQGITSTPVVELPNPMDVSAILASQGQRAPNARPVVVYQGHTSPLRGFHFLPEMIQRCQSLRPRPVFVIQVQNRDKAPGMGLQPVIDLLDKMKGPDVELVDGALPTADYLALLARADVVVLPYTPTFYGHGSSGVFTEAASVGKVVVACNGTVPIRQGKEYGLGVVGADQWTPAAMSTALAGALQRLPQLKAASEAGAGKFRTDNCARALWDKLLGAIPTLSNA, encoded by the coding sequence GTGCGTCACGTCCACCTCCTCGATCCCCAGCTTGTTGGCATCGGCGGGCATTATTTTGCCCATGACCAACAACTGCTGAACGAACTCCTGAGGCGCGGCCTGCCCGTCTCGCTCTATGGACGGCGCGACCTCGAAGTGAAAGCGGTAGGAGACACCGAGGTGATCCCGGTCTTTCGCCACGACATTTTCAGGGAAGTCGGCACCGATCCGGTGGTCTGGCCGATGGAAAACTTCACCCGGGTAAACGCGGAATTTCTCGAAGACCTCCGTTCGCTCGATCCCACCCGGTTCTCTCGCGACGACCTCATCTACGTCCCGAATCTGCTCCAGAATCAGGTGCACGCGCTCGCTGAGTGGATCACGTCGTTACCCGAAGCGAACCGCCCCACCCTCGCGCTCATGTTCCGGTACCTGAACCACGCGATGGACTATGTCGCCAAGCGGCAGAACAAGGAGATGATCGCGATGTACTACCGGTTCGCCGTGCGCGACCTGGTGGCACGGCACCCGCGTACGGTCATCTGCGCTGACACGACGGAACTCTGCAAGGCATACCAGGGGATCACGAGCACGCCCGTGGTGGAGCTGCCGAACCCCATGGATGTTTCGGCGATTTTGGCATCGCAGGGACAACGCGCTCCGAACGCCCGACCGGTCGTCGTTTACCAGGGCCACACGAGCCCCCTGCGCGGGTTTCACTTCCTGCCCGAGATGATCCAACGGTGCCAGTCTCTGAGGCCCAGACCTGTATTCGTGATCCAAGTACAGAATCGCGACAAGGCTCCTGGGATGGGCTTGCAGCCGGTGATTGACCTCCTCGACAAGATGAAGGGCCCGGATGTCGAGCTCGTCGACGGCGCCCTGCCGACCGCCGACTACCTCGCCTTGCTTGCACGAGCGGATGTTGTGGTGCTCCCCTACACGCCGACCTTCTATGGCCACGGATCTTCCGGGGTGTTCACCGAGGCGGCCTCCGTCGGGAAAGTGGTGGTGGCCTGCAATGGCACCGTCCCCATTCGCCAAGGCAAGGAGTACGGACTCGGCGTTGTGGGCGCGGACCAGTGGACCCCTGCCGCCATGAGCACGGCGCTTGCGGGAGCCCTGCAGCGACTTCCCCAGTTGAAGGCCGCGTCAGAAGCCGGAGCCGGGAAATTCCGGACGGACAATTGCGCCAGGGCCCTTTGGGACAAGCTGCTCGGAGCAATACCTACCCTTTCAAACGCTTGA
- a CDS encoding NAD(P)-dependent oxidoreductase produces MKILITGGAGYIGSVLTPHLLGLGHEVTVLDNFLFQQATLTECCKFDTFSVVRGDCRDEATVKPLVAKADVIIPLAAIVGAPMCKIDTLAAKTINQDAVELLCRLASPQQRILMPVTNSGYGIGEKGKFCTEDTPLRPISLYGTTKVAAEQAVLGRENSLTFRLATVFGMSPRMRVDLLVNDFVHRAIMDRAVLIFEGHFKRNYIHIQDVARVFAFALDNFEKMKGKPYNVGLEEANLSKLELCAVIKKQLPQFVYVEAPIGEDPDKRDYIVSNQRLLATGFQTEWGLDRGIRELIKGYTILRNSKYSNV; encoded by the coding sequence ATGAAAATCCTCATCACCGGCGGCGCCGGATACATTGGTTCAGTTTTGACACCTCATCTCCTCGGCCTTGGCCACGAGGTGACTGTGCTCGACAATTTCCTGTTTCAGCAGGCAACGCTGACGGAATGCTGCAAGTTCGACACTTTCTCCGTGGTGCGCGGCGACTGTCGCGATGAGGCGACGGTCAAGCCGTTGGTGGCGAAGGCAGACGTGATCATCCCGCTGGCAGCGATCGTCGGCGCACCGATGTGCAAGATCGATACGCTTGCCGCGAAGACCATCAACCAGGACGCAGTTGAGCTCCTCTGCAGGCTCGCGAGCCCCCAACAGCGCATTTTGATGCCGGTCACCAACAGTGGCTACGGCATCGGAGAGAAGGGAAAGTTCTGCACGGAAGACACTCCTCTTCGCCCAATCTCCCTTTATGGCACGACGAAGGTCGCCGCCGAGCAGGCCGTGCTTGGCCGGGAGAACAGCCTGACGTTCCGACTTGCGACCGTGTTTGGCATGTCGCCGCGCATGCGCGTCGACCTCCTCGTGAATGACTTTGTCCACCGCGCAATCATGGATCGTGCGGTGCTCATCTTCGAAGGGCATTTCAAGCGCAACTACATCCACATCCAGGACGTCGCCCGCGTCTTTGCCTTCGCCCTCGACAATTTTGAGAAGATGAAGGGCAAGCCCTACAACGTTGGCCTGGAGGAGGCGAACCTCTCCAAGCTGGAACTTTGCGCGGTTATCAAGAAACAGCTTCCCCAGTTCGTCTATGTTGAGGCGCCCATTGGCGAGGACCCTGACAAGCGCGACTACATCGTGTCGAATCAGCGTCTGCTCGCGACGGGCTTCCAGACGGAGTGGGGCCTTGACCGCGGTATCCGCGAGCTCATCAAGGGTTACACCATTCTCCGCAATTCCAAGTACAGCAACGTCTGA
- a CDS encoding sugar phosphate nucleotidyltransferase: MSSRLNVRVVILAGGFGTRVSHLLPGIPKPMALCAGRPFVEWVVRFFAKHGFNDFVLSTGFLSEVIEAHFANQPVPGVSVACRRETEPLGTAGGFLNCTHPENRPDAWLVTNGDSLVVADPSPIVRRLEAGDPAVIQGLYMPDASRYGTLRVSSSRKLEAFAEKHPGPGIINSGVYGFLDTTLRRFPVKRTLSFEYDVFPDLAPAGDVDVVTVDAPFIDIGTPATLAQAENFVRNNLSAFNPASP, from the coding sequence GTGTCGTCGCGCCTCAATGTCCGCGTGGTCATTCTTGCAGGCGGATTCGGAACCCGGGTCAGCCACCTGCTCCCGGGCATTCCGAAGCCGATGGCTCTCTGCGCAGGACGGCCTTTCGTCGAATGGGTGGTTCGCTTCTTCGCCAAGCATGGCTTCAATGATTTTGTCCTATCGACGGGCTTCCTGAGCGAGGTCATCGAGGCGCATTTTGCGAATCAACCCGTGCCCGGTGTCTCGGTGGCTTGCAGGCGTGAGACCGAACCGCTGGGCACCGCCGGAGGGTTCCTGAACTGCACCCATCCCGAGAACAGGCCAGACGCGTGGCTTGTCACCAACGGCGATTCGCTCGTCGTGGCCGACCCAAGCCCGATTGTTCGCCGACTGGAGGCAGGGGACCCTGCCGTCATCCAAGGCCTGTACATGCCCGACGCCTCACGCTATGGCACGCTGCGGGTCAGTTCCTCGCGCAAGCTGGAAGCGTTCGCCGAAAAACACCCCGGACCAGGGATCATCAACAGTGGCGTGTATGGATTTTTGGATACCACACTGCGGCGGTTTCCGGTGAAACGGACGCTCAGCTTTGAATACGACGTCTTTCCCGACCTCGCGCCCGCCGGGGACGTCGACGTTGTCACCGTGGATGCACCGTTTATTGATATTGGCACTCCGGCAACGCTTGCGCAGGCCGAGAACTTCGTGCGGAATAACCTCAGCGCCTTTAACCCCGCCTCCCCATGA
- a CDS encoding class I SAM-dependent methyltransferase has product MICRVCDSPHLELAVDLGEQPWANHFLTADQVGKEPKYPLRVVRCTACGTAQLDYTVPKETMFADHTYLSGMTKTLSDHFKGVAETVDHRFFRDRPRKAMLDIGSNDGTQLRHYKDLGYDILGVEAAKLPSDLANQAGLTTLRAFFNVETAKSIGRKFEVINASGVFFHLEELHSVTDGIRLCLAPDGVFVIQFLYMKRIVENDAFDQIYHEHLLYYNLRTLQRLLQRHGLQVFDAEFSPIHGGSIIAYATHANAVQPSKRLLELEEAEDRDGANTLEWYHRFGERIAERKRENLAYLRAKRAEGKRIWGLGAPVKGNTLLNYFGIGTDLLECLTERNPHRKGLYAPGSHLPVWIEQELTQQPDVYYVLAWNFKKEILARNQDLIAKGVEFYFPVNPKETL; this is encoded by the coding sequence ATGATCTGCCGTGTCTGCGATTCTCCGCATCTTGAACTGGCCGTCGACCTCGGCGAGCAGCCGTGGGCGAATCACTTTTTGACAGCTGACCAGGTTGGCAAAGAGCCGAAGTACCCGCTTCGCGTCGTTCGCTGCACGGCCTGCGGCACCGCCCAACTCGACTACACGGTGCCGAAGGAGACGATGTTCGCCGACCACACCTACCTCTCGGGAATGACAAAGACCCTGAGTGACCATTTCAAGGGGGTGGCTGAGACGGTGGACCATCGCTTCTTCCGAGACCGTCCCCGGAAGGCCATGCTCGACATCGGCTCCAACGACGGCACCCAGCTGCGTCACTACAAGGACCTCGGCTATGACATTCTCGGTGTCGAGGCCGCCAAACTGCCTTCCGACCTGGCAAATCAGGCCGGGCTCACCACGCTGCGGGCATTCTTCAACGTCGAGACGGCGAAGTCGATTGGCCGCAAGTTCGAGGTCATCAATGCTTCGGGCGTCTTCTTCCATCTCGAGGAGCTCCACTCCGTCACAGACGGGATCCGCCTGTGCCTGGCGCCGGACGGGGTGTTTGTCATCCAGTTTCTCTACATGAAGCGCATCGTCGAGAACGATGCGTTCGACCAGATCTACCACGAGCACCTGCTGTACTATAACCTGCGCACCCTGCAGCGCCTGCTGCAGCGCCACGGCCTGCAAGTGTTCGACGCGGAGTTTTCTCCCATTCACGGCGGCTCGATCATTGCCTACGCCACCCATGCGAACGCTGTCCAGCCCAGCAAGCGGCTGCTCGAACTCGAGGAAGCCGAGGACCGCGACGGCGCCAACACGCTTGAGTGGTACCATCGCTTTGGTGAGCGCATTGCGGAGCGGAAGCGGGAGAATCTCGCCTATCTCCGGGCAAAGCGCGCTGAAGGAAAGCGCATCTGGGGCCTCGGCGCGCCGGTCAAAGGCAACACGCTTCTGAACTACTTTGGGATCGGCACCGACCTCCTCGAATGCCTCACGGAGCGGAATCCCCACCGCAAGGGCCTTTACGCGCCGGGCAGCCACCTGCCCGTGTGGATCGAACAGGAGCTGACCCAGCAGCCCGATGTGTACTATGTCCTCGCCTGGAACTTCAAGAAGGAGATCCTCGCGCGCAACCAGGACCTCATTGCCAAGGGCGTGGAGTTCTACTTTCCGGTCAACCCGAAGGAGACGTTGTAA
- a CDS encoding NAD-dependent epimerase/dehydratase family protein encodes MRIFITGGGGFLGRHLIAGLRAQGHEVVAPSSKECDLTRDGCFAPWHGQGFDRIWHLAAWTQAGDFCLRHPGEQWVKNQQMNTHVLNWWAADQPQAKLISIGTSCAYSPEHPLREEHYHDGRPIESLYTYAMTKRMMQVGLVSLQKQFGLRHLTLVPSTLYGPGYHTDGRQLHFIFDLIRKILRGRKYGDPVVLWGDGYQKRELIHVSDFVKAALKLSDIAENEIVNIGCGYEHTIRDFAHLICRHTGYEEERIAYDTSKYVGARSKCLEIAKLMSLVPSFLPTPLERGLPAVIDWMEEHHLRD; translated from the coding sequence ATGAGGATCTTCATCACAGGAGGGGGTGGATTTCTTGGGCGTCATCTCATCGCCGGCCTCCGCGCCCAGGGCCATGAGGTGGTGGCACCCTCGTCAAAGGAGTGCGATCTCACGCGCGACGGGTGTTTTGCCCCGTGGCATGGGCAGGGTTTCGACCGCATCTGGCACCTGGCGGCCTGGACCCAGGCCGGCGACTTCTGTCTTCGCCACCCGGGCGAGCAGTGGGTGAAGAACCAGCAGATGAACACCCACGTGCTCAACTGGTGGGCGGCAGACCAGCCCCAGGCGAAGCTGATCTCAATCGGCACCAGTTGTGCCTACAGCCCGGAGCATCCCCTGCGCGAGGAACATTACCACGACGGCAGGCCCATTGAGAGCCTCTATACCTATGCCATGACCAAGCGCATGATGCAGGTGGGCCTCGTCTCGCTCCAGAAGCAGTTTGGCCTGCGGCACCTCACGCTGGTTCCCTCGACCCTGTATGGACCGGGGTACCACACGGACGGTCGGCAACTTCATTTCATCTTCGACCTTATCCGCAAAATTCTGCGAGGCCGCAAATATGGCGACCCGGTGGTGCTGTGGGGCGATGGGTACCAAAAGCGTGAGCTGATCCATGTCTCAGATTTTGTGAAGGCCGCCCTGAAACTCTCGGACATCGCCGAGAACGAGATCGTCAACATCGGCTGCGGCTATGAGCATACGATCCGGGACTTTGCGCACCTCATCTGTCGCCACACCGGCTACGAAGAGGAGCGTATTGCCTACGATACAAGCAAGTACGTGGGCGCGCGCTCGAAGTGTCTCGAGATCGCAAAGCTCATGTCCCTCGTTCCGTCGTTTTTGCCAACTCCCCTGGAGCGTGGATTGCCTGCGGTGATCGACTGGATGGAGGAACACCACCTCCGCGACTGA
- a CDS encoding LON peptidase substrate-binding domain-containing protein: protein MEVELELPETVPVMTLANVAFFPGAVMPLHIFEPRYRTMLKDSLNTHRLFAVAGLDVARSDFEAPHRVATLGVVRACQDAENGTSNLLLHGLTRVQVMEIVQELPYRLIRIHPLSSKPDGSANEFAEMRARLSRLMLAKRRLGVLVPRELLSYLETVNDPDTFADLAAFAFCEDSRVKQQLLETLSVRDRLALLLRQIQADVAELRLRQKLQGNLGDDEIGQN from the coding sequence ATGGAGGTGGAACTCGAGCTCCCCGAAACCGTGCCGGTGATGACGCTCGCCAACGTCGCCTTCTTTCCGGGAGCGGTCATGCCTTTGCACATCTTTGAGCCTCGGTACCGTACCATGCTCAAGGACTCGCTGAACACCCATCGCCTTTTCGCTGTGGCGGGCCTCGACGTAGCGCGCTCCGATTTTGAAGCACCGCACCGCGTCGCCACCTTGGGTGTGGTGCGGGCCTGCCAGGACGCCGAGAACGGCACCTCCAATCTACTGCTTCACGGGCTCACCCGCGTTCAAGTAATGGAGATCGTTCAAGAATTGCCCTATCGCCTGATCCGCATCCATCCTTTGAGCAGCAAGCCGGACGGGTCTGCGAATGAATTCGCAGAGATGCGCGCACGCCTCAGCCGCCTGATGCTCGCCAAGCGGCGCCTTGGTGTTCTCGTTCCGCGCGAATTGCTAAGTTATCTCGAAACGGTGAATGATCCCGACACGTTCGCCGATCTTGCAGCCTTTGCCTTTTGCGAAGATTCTCGCGTGAAGCAACAGTTGCTGGAGACGCTCAGTGTGCGCGATCGCCTTGCTCTTCTCTTGCGGCAAATCCAGGCCGATGTGGCTGAATTGCGCCTTCGCCAAAAACTCCAAGGCAACCTCGGCGACGACGAAATCGGCCAGAACTGA
- a CDS encoding TIGR00645 family protein has protein sequence MPTPGPTRLPISRAALGGFIFFSRWLQAPLYVGLIIAQGVYVYHFFVELWHLLHSIHKITETTIMLTVLGLIDVVMIANLLIMVIVGGYETFVSRLNLDGHPDQPEWLSHVNAGVLKVKLATALIGISSIHLLKTFIELGSRDVAQSAVMWQVIVHLTFVLSALVLAWTDRISTTTARESGHTAE, from the coding sequence ATGCCAACACCCGGACCCACCCGTCTTCCCATTTCCCGCGCCGCCTTGGGCGGATTCATTTTCTTCAGCCGCTGGCTTCAGGCACCGCTGTACGTCGGCCTCATCATCGCCCAGGGGGTGTACGTGTACCACTTCTTCGTCGAGCTCTGGCACCTGCTTCACTCGATCCATAAGATCACCGAGACGACCATCATGCTCACCGTCCTGGGCCTCATCGACGTGGTCATGATCGCGAATCTGTTGATCATGGTGATCGTCGGCGGCTACGAGACTTTCGTGTCCCGCCTGAACCTCGACGGGCACCCCGATCAGCCCGAGTGGCTCTCCCACGTGAATGCCGGTGTTTTGAAGGTGAAATTGGCCACGGCGCTCATTGGCATCTCCTCGATTCACCTCCTGAAAACCTTCATCGAGCTCGGTTCCCGCGATGTCGCCCAATCAGCGGTCATGTGGCAGGTGATCGTCCATCTCACCTTCGTGCTCTCCGCCCTTGTCTTGGCATGGACCGATCGCATCTCGACAACGACTGCACGGGAAAGCGGGCATACGGCTGAGTGA
- the dnaK gene encoding molecular chaperone DnaK, producing the protein MSRILGIDLGTTNSCMAIMEGGEPVVIPNAEGARTTPSVVAFTKTGERLVGQAAKRQAVTNPKNTVFSAKRLIGRKFSEVQEEAKNLPYKVTEGKNSDAYIEVQVGDKAERFAPEQIASFVLAKLKADAEAYLGEKITQAVITVPAYFNDAQRQATKDAGRIAGLEVMRIINEPTAASLAYGLDKKKDEKISVFDLGGGTFDVSVLEIGDGVFEVKATNGDTHLGGDNWDEAIINWLVETFKSENGIDLRKDPMALQRLKEEAEKAKIALSSAQTVDINLPFITADATGPKHLNVSLTRAKMEQICERLFDRCLQPFKNCLKDAELTSSQIDELVLVGGMTRMPKVVEIAKQLAGKQPHQGVNPDEVVAVGAAIQGGVLKGEVRDVLLLDVTPLTLGIETAGGVATAMISRNTTIPSKKTQVFSTYSDNQPGVEIVVLQGERPMSRDNKILGTFKLDGIPPAPRGVPQIEVTFDIDANGILHVSAKDLGTGKDQKITIQGSSGLSKDEVERMTKEAEMHAAEDKKRREAVETKNQLDSSIYQLEKALKDAGDKVPAEKKTEIERVIADSKKDLETNDTDKMKAALERLQKLGADLYAQAQAAGAAPEGAAPDAEPKADKKAEKNADVVDADFEVVDDDNSKKK; encoded by the coding sequence ATGAGCAGAATCCTTGGCATCGATTTGGGCACGACGAATTCCTGTATGGCGATCATGGAGGGTGGGGAGCCCGTCGTGATTCCAAACGCTGAGGGTGCGCGCACGACCCCCTCTGTGGTGGCCTTCACCAAGACTGGCGAACGGCTCGTCGGCCAAGCAGCCAAGCGCCAAGCGGTGACCAACCCAAAGAACACCGTTTTCTCTGCCAAACGTCTGATTGGACGCAAATTTTCCGAAGTTCAGGAGGAGGCGAAAAACCTCCCGTACAAGGTGACCGAGGGCAAGAATTCCGATGCCTACATCGAAGTGCAAGTGGGCGATAAGGCGGAGCGGTTCGCCCCCGAGCAGATTGCGTCCTTCGTGCTCGCCAAGCTCAAGGCCGATGCCGAGGCCTACCTCGGAGAAAAGATTACCCAAGCCGTCATTACGGTTCCGGCCTATTTCAACGACGCCCAGCGCCAGGCCACCAAGGATGCCGGGCGCATCGCGGGCCTTGAGGTCATGCGCATCATCAACGAGCCGACGGCCGCGTCGCTCGCCTATGGCCTCGACAAGAAGAAGGACGAAAAGATTTCCGTGTTCGACCTCGGTGGCGGCACGTTCGACGTTTCCGTTCTCGAAATCGGTGACGGTGTGTTTGAGGTGAAAGCCACCAACGGTGACACGCACCTCGGCGGTGACAATTGGGACGAGGCCATCATCAATTGGCTCGTCGAGACCTTCAAGAGTGAGAACGGCATCGACCTCCGCAAGGACCCGATGGCGCTTCAACGCCTGAAGGAAGAAGCTGAGAAGGCAAAGATCGCGCTCTCGTCAGCCCAGACCGTCGACATCAATCTTCCGTTCATCACGGCCGACGCCACCGGCCCGAAGCACCTCAATGTGTCACTGACGCGTGCGAAGATGGAGCAGATCTGCGAGCGTCTCTTCGACCGCTGCCTCCAGCCGTTCAAGAACTGTCTCAAGGACGCCGAGCTCACTTCCTCGCAGATCGACGAACTCGTGCTCGTCGGTGGTATGACCCGCATGCCGAAGGTCGTCGAGATCGCCAAGCAACTCGCCGGCAAGCAGCCGCACCAGGGCGTCAATCCCGATGAAGTGGTCGCCGTTGGCGCCGCCATCCAGGGTGGTGTGCTCAAGGGTGAAGTGCGCGATGTGCTCCTCCTTGATGTGACTCCGCTGACTCTGGGTATCGAGACTGCGGGCGGCGTTGCCACCGCGATGATCTCGCGCAACACCACTATCCCGTCAAAGAAGACGCAGGTGTTCTCCACCTACTCGGACAACCAGCCGGGTGTGGAAATCGTTGTCCTCCAGGGTGAGCGCCCCATGTCGCGCGACAACAAGATCCTCGGTACGTTCAAGCTCGACGGCATCCCGCCGGCGCCGCGCGGCGTCCCGCAGATCGAGGTCACGTTCGACATCGACGCAAACGGCATCCTGCACGTTTCCGCAAAGGACCTCGGTACCGGCAAGGACCAGAAGATCACGATCCAAGGTTCCTCCGGCCTTTCAAAGGACGAGGTGGAGCGCATGACGAAGGAAGCCGAGATGCACGCGGCCGAGGACAAGAAGCGCCGCGAGGCGGTCGAGACAAAGAACCAGCTGGATAGCTCCATTTACCAACTTGAAAAAGCGCTCAAGGACGCGGGCGACAAGGTGCCTGCCGAGAAGAAGACCGAGATCGAGCGCGTGATTGCCGACTCCAAGAAGGACCTCGAGACGAACGACACGGACAAGATGAAGGCCGCGCTCGAGAGGCTGCAAAAGCTCGGTGCCGACCTCTACGCCCAGGCACAGGCTGCCGGCGCCGCACCTGAAGGCGCTGCCCCGGATGCCGAACCCAAGGCAGACAAAAAGGCCGAGAAAAACGCCGACGTGGTCGATGCCGACTTCGAGGTTGTCGACGACGACAACAGCAAGAAGAAGTAA
- a CDS encoding co-chaperone GroES encodes MAKTVKIKPIGDRVLVKHIEEKEQVRGGIIIPDAAKEKPQEAEVIALGTGKKDENGKVTAFEVKVGDRVLISKYGGSEVKIDDVKYTLVREDDILGVFA; translated from the coding sequence ATGGCCAAGACAGTCAAAATTAAGCCCATCGGCGATCGCGTGCTCGTGAAGCACATCGAAGAAAAGGAGCAGGTCCGCGGCGGTATCATCATCCCGGACGCTGCCAAGGAAAAGCCTCAGGAAGCTGAGGTTATCGCTCTGGGCACCGGAAAGAAGGATGAGAACGGAAAGGTGACGGCCTTCGAGGTGAAGGTTGGTGACCGCGTGCTCATCAGCAAGTACGGTGGCTCCGAGGTGAAGATTGACGACGTGAAATACACGCTCGTCCGCGAAGATGACATCCTCGGCGTCTTCGCCTGA
- the groL gene encoding chaperonin GroEL (60 kDa chaperone family; promotes refolding of misfolded polypeptides especially under stressful conditions; forms two stacked rings of heptamers to form a barrel-shaped 14mer; ends can be capped by GroES; misfolded proteins enter the barrel where they are refolded when GroES binds) has translation MPAKQLLFDEAARQKVLRGVELLARAVKVTLGPKGRNVVIDKKFGSPTVTKDGVTVAKEIELPDPYENIGAQLVKEVASKTNDAAGDGTTTATVLAEAVYKEGLKHVTAGANPIYLKRGIDKAVEAAVAELAKISKKVNDREEIRQVATVSANWDNTIGEIIADAMDKVGKDGTITVEEAKSIETTLDVVEGMQFDKGYLSPYFSTNAESQEAILEDAYVLIHEKKISSLQDLLPLLQSSAKSGKPLLIIAEDVEGEALAALVVNKIRGTLNAVAVKAPGFGDRRKAILEDIAVLTGGKCLTEDLGIKLENVTLADLGRAKRIVVDKENTTIVEGAGKASDIQGRVKQIRRQIEETTSDYDREKLQERLAKLAGGVAVINVGAATESEMKEKKQRVEDALHATRAAVEEGIVAGGGVALLRTAKAVDAAIASLEGDEKLGAQIVRRAVESPLKQLCFNAGVEGAVVVQQVLSSKGAQGYNVATGQYEDLVKAGVVDPTKVTRTALQNAASIAGLLLTTEAIITEVPEEKKASAAPAGGGGMDY, from the coding sequence ATGCCCGCAAAACAACTCCTCTTCGACGAAGCCGCACGCCAGAAGGTGCTCCGCGGCGTTGAACTGCTCGCCCGCGCCGTCAAGGTGACCCTCGGACCCAAGGGTCGCAATGTCGTCATCGACAAGAAATTCGGCTCCCCGACGGTCACCAAGGACGGCGTCACAGTCGCCAAGGAAATCGAGCTTCCCGATCCCTATGAGAACATCGGCGCCCAGCTCGTGAAGGAAGTCGCTTCCAAGACGAACGACGCCGCCGGTGACGGCACCACGACCGCCACCGTGCTCGCCGAAGCCGTCTACAAGGAAGGCCTCAAGCACGTCACCGCCGGTGCAAACCCGATCTACTTGAAGCGCGGTATCGACAAGGCTGTGGAAGCCGCTGTCGCCGAGCTCGCCAAGATCTCCAAGAAGGTCAATGACCGCGAAGAGATCCGCCAGGTCGCCACCGTCTCGGCCAACTGGGACAACACCATCGGCGAAATCATCGCTGATGCCATGGACAAGGTCGGCAAGGACGGCACCATCACCGTCGAAGAAGCCAAGTCCATCGAGACCACCCTCGATGTCGTCGAAGGTATGCAGTTCGACAAGGGCTACCTGTCGCCTTACTTCTCGACGAATGCGGAAAGCCAGGAAGCCATCCTCGAGGATGCCTACGTCCTGATCCACGAGAAGAAGATCTCCTCGCTGCAGGACCTCCTGCCGCTGCTCCAGTCCTCCGCCAAGAGCGGCAAGCCCCTCCTGATCATCGCCGAAGACGTCGAGGGCGAAGCCCTTGCCGCGCTCGTGGTGAACAAGATCCGTGGCACCCTGAATGCCGTTGCCGTCAAGGCCCCCGGCTTTGGTGATCGCCGCAAGGCCATCCTCGAGGACATCGCTGTCCTCACCGGTGGCAAGTGCCTCACAGAAGACCTCGGCATCAAGCTCGAGAATGTCACCCTCGCCGACCTCGGCCGCGCCAAGCGCATCGTTGTCGACAAGGAGAACACCACGATCGTCGAAGGCGCCGGCAAGGCCTCGGACATCCAGGGTCGCGTCAAGCAGATCCGCCGCCAGATCGAGGAAACCACTTCGGATTACGACCGCGAGAAGCTCCAGGAGCGCCTCGCCAAGCTCGCTGGCGGCGTTGCCGTCATCAACGTTGGCGCCGCGACCGAGTCCGAGATGAAGGAGAAGAAGCAGCGCGTCGAAGATGCCCTCCACGCGACCCGCGCGGCCGTCGAGGAAGGCATTGTCGCCGGCGGTGGTGTTGCTCTCCTGCGCACCGCGAAGGCTGTTGACGCCGCAATCGCGTCCCTCGAGGGCGACGAGAAGCTCGGCGCCCAGATCGTGCGCCGCGCCGTCGAGTCCCCGCTGAAGCAGCTCTGCTTCAACGCAGGTGTCGAAGGTGCAGTCGTCGTCCAGCAGGTGCTCTCCAGCAAGGGTGCCCAGGGCTACAACGTCGCCACCGGCCAGTATGAAGACCTCGTGAAGGCCGGTGTTGTCGACCCGACCAAGGTGACCCGTACGGCTCTCCAGAACGCCGCTTCGATCGCCGGTCTCCTCCTCACCACCGAGGCTATCATCACCGAGGTGCCTGAAGAGAAGAAGGCTTCTGCCGCCCCCGCAGGCGGTGGCGGAATGGACTACTAA